The sequence TTCAGCCTGACCAATTCCGGCTTAAAAACAGCCCAGTTTGGTTCTAAATTGGACCAACCCAAGTACAGTGAAACCTTGGCTTACGAACATCTATGTATActtggcaactttttggggtctTGAGATGGTTTTCCCCCTCTGAGTCATTGTCTCCTTTTGTCCTCCCTCTATCGTTCACAGAGTCCTTTGACCATGTGTTGGTTGTTGGGTTTCACTTTCAAAGAggactaagtaaaaaaaaaaaagtttttttaaagaggACGAAACAAACGCCTGCCTTACCTCCTTGTTGTGACTTCAGCACGCTTCTGGAATGAGGATTTGGAAGAATGTTCTGTCGGCGCGTCCTCGGATGAGCTACTCACACGTGCATGCGCACAGGTGACTTTGACAGCTCCTcctcagaaaaaagagaaaaaaaagagcaaagaatcTGCCACAAATCTTTGCGTTGAAGAAACCGAAGAACTGTGAGCGAAACATTTAGCTTGTGTCAGAAGTCATCAAAGATACAAAGCGTGTATGATTTGGCAAAGGATAAACATATCAACCCACCCCGAACTATAGGCCTGGGACTGAGGTCCGCCACAAGCTCACACAACTTCATAGTACATACATTTGTGGTCGGTCACTCAACCGCGCAGAAGAAATAAATATCCTCCGAACCCGATGGTCGACTTTTGTGCGCTGTCTGCTCTACCGCTAGGGGGCGGCCGCGCGGGAGGGCGAGCAACGAGTGTGCTCCGATTACTCGGACGAAGAAGGCTTCCGCAGACAAATAACATGGCGGCGCCCGAGAGCGGCGAGCAAGCGAGCCAATTGGAATTGTATCCTTGGATTGCAGTGATGTTGAAGCGTCGAGAGTTCTCTTTGCAGTTTCAGCCAAACTAGCAATAAGGTTATCGCGTCTCCGACGTCTCTGGGCCTGATTCTCCGCGAGCGAGCTTGGCTTCTTTCCTGAGCGCTGACGTCGAGTCACTCGCACACGTTTCCTTGACCCTCCCCTTTTCTAGCTCGCTGCAAGTTCCCTTCCAGTCGGCGCGCCAGGCTGCTGTGGCTCTGCGCTCGCTGAGTCCCGACCGCGAGCCCCGGCGAGGAGGCGTCCGCAAGCGGCTGACGCTCGCCGGGAGTGTGCTCAGCGCGTGAGGAGCCTTCGCCCGGCCCCGCTGCCGTCGCCCGCACGCCCACCCGCCAGTGACCTCTTGTGACCTTTTCAGGAAGTGGCGTGCAGAGCAAGCTCGCGTCCTTCGCGTATCCGTCAACTCCTTCCTGGAGCACCTCGACCTGGTCTTGGAGACCATGCGTGCCTTTCCCGCCGACGTCGGACAGGATCCTCACAGCGTTCTTGGTCGTCCACCTTCGATGGACACGCGAGGGCCCGCCTTCATGGAAAACTTCAGCGAGCCGATGCTGCGTTCTTGATTTAAAGTTTTTAGCGTTAAGcatgtttatccttttttttcctaagttgATTTCATCGCGCGCTTGATTACTGGCGTCAGCTATTGCCCAAAATGTCGCCACGAGCTGCTGTAGACGCAAGGCAGCCAAGCCAGCGCTCCGTTGGTTTTGCTCTGACCATTGTGCTCGTCTGCGTTGGGGCAGGGTATTTTTGgttcttatttaaatgtttttcccctGATCTCACGTGTGCTTCATGTGTAAATGTacgtatcattttgctttgaataaaaacagaagtcgcctgcctttttctttttttttctggtttgcttCCTTTGTTCAGTTTGTGTCAAAGTACAAATGAAATCGCAGGGGTGTGATGGACCTGCCGAACCGCAAAAGGTGACACCTGGCTTCACTTGAAGTGTCCTGCCGTTTCTTCCTTGGGTCCTTCCCCGTTTCCTTCCGTCCTGGATCAAAAGTCGTCGTCGTTGCAAATGTCCAAGTAGACGTCAAAGGCTTCTCGGTTGCAGTTTCCGTCGGGCGTGAAGACGTACTTGTGGAAGGTGCCGTCCACGCAGATGGCTGCCATAGAGAGCAAAGGAAATGTTAGAGGCGAAATGTGGCCGGTGCGCAGCAAACGACGACCCCTCCCTCGGACCGATGACGGAGTTGACGTTCTTGGATGTGTTCTTCCCGAAGGCGCAGATGCAGGCGCACTCGGCGGGCACGGTGAAGCTGGCCAGCGACCACTGGCTGTCCACGTACTGGCCGATGACGGGGCCCACCTTGCCCACGCGCGCCAACCTGGCAGGCGCACACGCACGTTGAAGAGGGAGTGGGCGAGGGAGCGGGGCGGCGGCCTTACGCGGAGCGGCGGCCTTACGCGGAGCGGCGGTCTTACGCGGAGCGGCGGTTAAGTTTGGTGTCTTTCAGGGCGAAGATGTGGACCGTCCCTTTGTCACTGGATGCGCACAAGAAGGACGAGTCGTGACTGAAGTTGAGGCTGTGCAGGTGCGGGGAGGGGACATGGTCAGCGGTGAGCAAAccgacaattcaaaaaaataataataataaggggggggggcacgcttACCAGTAGAGCGTGGCGGGGTCGGTGCCTCGCCGCAGCTCCACCAGTTTGTCGC is a genomic window of Syngnathus typhle isolate RoL2023-S1 ecotype Sweden linkage group LG16, RoL_Styp_1.0, whole genome shotgun sequence containing:
- the LOC133168930 gene encoding EKC/KEOPS complex subunit LAGE3-like, with product MAAPESGEQASQLEFSLQVPFQSARQAAVALRSLSPDREPRRGGVRKRLTLAGSVLSAKWRAEQARVLRVSVNSFLEHLDLVLETMRAFPADVGQDPHSVLGRPPSMDTRGPAFMENFSEPMLRS